A window of Quercus robur chromosome 12, dhQueRobu3.1, whole genome shotgun sequence genomic DNA:
CGGGGCCCGCATTTGTGCCAATCGGCACTTGGAAAGTGCCGAATGGCCCTTTTGGGTGCCAGTCCCATGTTCTAGTTTTGGTTCATTTTAGACTACTTTTATGAGGTTTTTTAAGCCGGGGCTTGCACTTAGATGTGTTTTTAAtccatattctaaaaattaaactatttttCTGATAATTCAGTCCTTTTCAGGAATGATTATCTTGTAAATAAATACTCCAAAAAGTcttgattatccacaattttgtagttatctaattatcattttttattcccatgcaagcaaGCCTATTTTTAACACTAATTAACAactaatcacaaaattatttaattaattttaattgcttgaccaattagaattaatttaaattaatcatttgtggttggttctatccaaacaaaatgcatgcaaacCGTGCAAACCTGATCATGCAATATATTTCAATCCAATGGTTCGATTTGGAATCAGGCACACCATCGCAactgttagaatctcaagatcatttttataatatgcaatgaatgaattaatgcatgtaatgaaattatgattttttcaggtatatgaatggtcactctagccatcttccttgattaaattatgcatgcaaaattgagtgtctacaccTTAAGGCCTGAGGGGTGGTGCCGCGGTAGCACATCGAGGTGAGGACTCAAGGCCAAGTGTCGCAAGTGAAGCAATGTCTAATACAATCAGATCGATCTTCGATCTCGTTGTCACCAATGCTCGGTGTGCTCTATTGCTCGAGTTTAAGGCTCGATGACCGATGTGCTTTGTTGCTCGAGTTTGAGGCGGAGGCGCCATCACACCAATGTGCTTGGTCCGTTGGTCGTTGTCgttgatgaggttttttttcctttagtttAGGATTTCtgatttcatttttgctttACCATATGAGCAATCAGCGAACGCGTATTGGgttttggttgggtttttttttttttttttttttgagaatccgttTGGGTTGGCCCGGTTGGGTATttagttaataaaaatttaattattttgatttaaaaatctttttggggttagttttgtttaggattgatgttgggctttttttccCTAGGGTGGGCTTActatgttacaatttttttttttttttttccagattttagttcaaaatttttttggggctttttctttttgcttgaaagtagaacaaataatggagcaaaatttaattttactgACATAAAAAAAACTGGGGGTGTtctcaaatattttttgaagggtagacaaataaaaatttttgtattattatatataaaaaaaattttcaagttaGGGTGGTACTAGGACCACCCTAGCCTGAACGTGGCGCCGCCCCTGACTAGAGAGAGTTTGAAGCTTCCAATGGCTACTTGTGGGGATCATCATTCTTTATCATTTATTTGAAGATACTAATTGTTGACAAcacaatttgtatttttatataagtaagTGCAAATGCACCAGTTGatgcaaaaattttgtaaattttgcaaaaaaaatctactttttctattttacacatctatttttacaaagggcaaaacttagatacaatacCTTAGATACTGTACCTTAGGTACCCATTTTAAAATTCAGCCACTTGTCTGACTAAATAACTCAATTAACGGTGTTAACACAGTCCATTTAtctgtctctttcttttcacttttgttttcagtttcccaAGATGTTAGATAACCCATGAGAAAACCCAACCTCTTTAACTTTTGAATCTCTCAGACttctaaatttttaaagaaattgttgtgaaattttaaagtactcgcAAGTATACAaaccgtaccgaagtatagtttgacaagaacgaggtcgaacccacagggacttgaatgaacgtaggaaaattaaatcaaatcttaaccaaattaatcctaatctagtttaataaaaattggttgttttgaaattaaatgaactaagcaaatagttaaactaagcaaaagatataaagcaataaaaagatgtaaataATCAAgggaaaggaattaaggttttggaattcaccttgtaagtcatatcagcatatatttatgatcattaatttttcccaaccactacatgataatctagaaatcaatcttgctatcatggtaaatatcatcattaaaacttatgtttaaaaatctaaagcatGCTCTCCTTTGCTTCCtaggtataaaatcaaatcatcaattgtatctgtagccaaacaaatcacaagatatatccaattctaaaaatcgaatcataaattgtatccattgacagacaaatcacaagcgatatccaattttataatcaagaattaataaaccaaacattcaattaattaagacaaatcctaaaccatgagaaaaacatgattgaactcatatctagaatcccatcttagtcaattgatatgaagcaagaacaatttaaatcattaaagaacaattattgtgggaaaaatcaaatcacataaatattactgataatccttaacaaggtttcatcctcaaccctaattataaatttagctactcacagtaattttaagaaaacacaaaacaataaaatactaAGCATTAAAttagacaaataaataaaactaactatcatggaagaaaaccaaagaggTAGCCACAGCCGCAGCTCTCCATGCATTCAGCcctcagccctagcactagcctctCTAAATTTTGCCCGagagagcctttaaataggtcaaggaatcctattacaagttgaattcctatttggagaaaatctcagatttttaggcttcacttaaccgacgattttggcccatttaaattcataattctGACTTTTGGTAACTaaaaagttgtagccctttaagttaaagTTCCAGCCCAatttgaatcatctcaattggaTATCTGAGCCaaaagttatgccaaaaatactaactgatgtgcaggctggaatcctaatccgaattggacttggatttggtgcaaatttcctttgatttcttgctccaattggacttaaatttaattaggttggtcttttcttgaattcatgccaGTTTGGATGTAAGttggcttgattcaattggcctagccccactttgcatgtaaagcccttgttGCCTGcaacacaaagatattatataattagtcacaaaataatataaaagtaaggctaaatatgtagatatgtgagtaatttattgtatatatttcatgcaggctggaatcctaatccgaattggacttggatttggtgcaaattttctttgatttcttacTCCAATtagacttaaatttaattgggttggtcttttcttgaattcatgcctatctggatgtaagttggcttgattcaattggcctagccccactttgcatgtaatgtaaagcccttgttacctgcaacacaaagatattatataatcagtcacaaaataacataaaagtaaggctaaatatgtagatatgtgagtactttattgtatatatttcatgcacatcagaAATCAAGATTAGAAGAACAAAAAGGTTGACTTAATTATGTGCACTGCGTTGTCAACTAAAGGTTTGTTGCTTCTTGTCTGTGGCTAGGGACATAGTTAAAGAAGCAAAGAACTTGAACGAACAATGAACAATTTCATGTAATCACAGATCTATGAATGACCATACCCAAAAATCCCATGTTTGGAATCCAACCAAAACCATCATGTCCTAACAACCAAAATAAACCCAATCCCCCAATCCACATAAAATCAAACGAGGAGAGgagaaaagataaattaaaggaaaactaaagaacaaacaaagaaaaagaagaggaggaggaggacgATTGGCTGCCACCGCATCATCGGTGTGCTTCCGATGGTTGCAAAGCTTATgggttttaggcttttagccTTGGGTCCTAGGCTAGACTTCAGCGAGAAGGGAAAACCCAAAAGAGACTATGAGAGTGGCTAATAGTGGCCTGTTGTGGCCGCCCTTGACAGTAGCCATGGAGATTCAGTGGTGGAGAGATCTTCAAGTTTGAGATGAGAGTGAAATGATGGAGGTATATAGTTAATAGaattagagaaagagagggtgTTAACACCATTAGCTAAGTTATTTTAATAAGACAGGTGGCTCAATTTTAAAAGGGATACTTaaggtactgtatctaagttttgcccttttacaaaacacccacattagtttgtctattctacacatttattcaataaaatattcattcttttacaattttttattatttccttcaCTCTTCACACTTATCTCTTCTCTTGAAATCCACTCACACACAACCCAAGCCACCATCAACGATCAATCCACCATCATCAAGCATAGCCACTGCAGACTGTGCACCATCATCAGGCTCTCCCTTCACCCACTGatcaaacaaagaataaaaatcatcaaaccccaaaaatcatcaaaatcatCAACACCATCAAAACCTTCAAAAATCATCAACAACCAAGATCAAGAACTTGAATTTTTAAGGTTTCTCTAACCGAGATCAACAACCGCGCATGACTTTTTAGTCTTTTACCCTGTGCTCCCTCTGAAGTTGTCAAGTAGGCTATGGTGTTTTTCTGGTTTGGTAAAGTGTACAATGTACCTATACTCACTCAAATTGTCTCTCTGGCTTTGTTATTGGTCATCAAGTCGTCGCTGAATACGTGGCCCACTTCAATGAAACACGATCTGTGATTGTTTATGCtgtctgggttttgatttgggaaTTGGGGGAtggaattgaaagaaaaaaaaataccaaagcCCAAGTCTTTAAAACCCTAGGTTGAGAAGGAAAGAGGGGGAGTCAGTGAAGTGAAAGTGTGAAAGAGAAAGACCCACCACAACTGATCTCTGCCACAGTTGATCTCGGTCAGATCTCTCCCTCTCTACGTCTCTATTGTGTGTCCGTGTATGGGTTATTTGATTTTCCTTTGAGTTTTTGGTTGGTTTATTATGTATTGCAATCTTGtaatggtgatggtggtggtagGTTACTGGattgggtggtggtgggttgctGAATTAGGTGGTCGGTGGTCGATCAGTTTTGTTCTGTTCAGAGGaagagggagagggaaagagagaagtcaaatggagaaagaagagaggtgagagaaaaaatatataaaataatgatatgcACAGCTACAatatatatgcacggttactgtagcaattttgcataaatgcacaattttacacccactgatgtgggtatttttttttgttcaaaatgtgtaaaatgagtaaattttttctattttgcgaGACTTTGCATCAATTGATGCAGTTGCACTAATAATATTGTACTTATTAGAGTGTCATTTTGGAGTACTTTTGCTAAAGTAGCCACTCATCCCCAAAAACCCATGAAATCCATACTAAAACtcttattttaccattcaaAAAACAGTCATTCACTGTCAAATCACCCTTCCATAGTCATCATAAACCCCTACCATTAGCAAATTATTACTCTTTGGCTCCATTTGGTGGGGCGTTTTCTAAATGAAAACTTgcgttttttatttaaaaaaacactaGAAGCTATGCGTTTGGCATTacgttttttgaaaaattacgagggtgtttggtcattgatttcaaaacatattgtttagtgtttaaacactaaacaatattgttcaaaaacaaaaaaaatatgtttggtcattgatttcaaaaagtattgtttaaaaaatattgctcaaaacatatgtttaaaacaatagtttttgaaaTAAGCTTGGGACTGATTTTGAACAACAAAAACCATTGCTgagtggcatttttgtaattaagttGAACAGTACCGGTCagctttttcacccacacagaCACAACCCGGCAgcatttaaacaatattttatatttttttttgtactttgccgatttaaaaaatatttattttgtactttgttcagcttttttttaccatctaacacacacataccaaacacatattttatgtttttgaacactgaaacatgttatttaaaccatgataccaaacacatttttttgttttataaacactaaaaacatgtatttcaataacactttttaaactacaattttcacatctttttaaacaataatttttgaactctataaccaaacgggccctacGTTTTTTAAAACTCTGAAAATTCACGTTTGCAAAGCACAACGGTGGatagctttttaaaaaaccaaGTAAAAAACGCAACTATCATAGTTGGTTGAAGCTTGAAATTCCTAAAATAACCTCAAATAATAATGTCTTGCCTGCTACCTGTGGGCGCAACCTTGCTATCATCTATCTCCTCTAGGCCTTGTCACTATCTAATTTTGCTCGGCTTTGATGAAATTTCTTCTCTCTAGCTTTTTTCATTAACTGAATATTTTGGGCATGCAAAAATTGGAGCGCAAGCAAAAATTACTTTGGTATGGGATGAGGTTGTGGGTGACGCAAAGAAGATGACTCTGGAGAAACTTGGATGCAATTGAacgatttttttagaaattactAAGGTTAGATGCGGACCATGTGATTGGCAGTAGAGGATTTTTGTCCAGCTACCCAACAAGTGAAGGAGAAGAAGCTTGAGGTAGTAGGAGACAGACATTGGGAAAGATAAAAATTAGGTGTCcttgtgtaattttttattattataatatggTTCCATTTTATGGGACGTTttcttattattgaattattaaataaaaaatatatattactactcttattattatcattatagCATAGCCTGTCGTGtccttttttgtaattttttcaaaacaacaattttagaGCAACATGTTTTACCAAATGCTCAAATGTAACtttaaaaactgagttttcaAAATGCTCATTTTAAAAAcgctattttttgaaaatgtacctTTTAAAACAACttatccaaacaggccattgaACACTCTTGTGTCATAGGCATAAGACCAAGTACATTTGttccttttatttgtattttgcaTACACCAACTTATTTGTATTTTGCATACACCAACTATTATTGACCACAATTCCCTCCAGGTCCCCCATATGTCATGgcaattttcaaatttccaCCTTGATTTCCCCAAGGTACCAAGTCATATCCTACATTGCTAATGGTCTTATCCATAATAATGGGGTCTATATCCAATAAATTGTATGCTGGACTGACAGATTGCATTTGTACAAAATAACTTGATTCTTTCAAAACCCTGCTTGGAAAATGACCATTCCCCATCGGTGGACACGGCTTATTTATATTCCTATATGCCTCGCCCCCAAATTGAAAAAAGCGAGCCTCATTGGCTAAGagagtgaaaatatttttgggccAATATCCTATTTTTTGATTATCCAGTGTAAACCACCAATGACCGCTTGTTTTATCCTGCATGAAGTATAAGAAACGTCAACAAATGAGAATATTTTGATACTATAAGTCTTAGATGTTATctttaaaatttagaagaaaaaatcattgaaatgtgaaaaatttaactaaaataaaatgaaaatgactTTGATTAAAATGAAAAGCATTATTAGAAGCAGCAAACAAATTAGCAGTCTTTTTTGCAGCAGAGTGTAGGAAAGCAAATAATACAAATCTTttgtaccactttttgtgttCCATTTTATGTTCTACCAATTAAAACTTGCCATGTAAGCTACTATTTAATACATCTACAATGCAACGAAACATGCATTTGATACTTATTTATTAGGTGTGTAACCAAATAATAGTATGTTATGCAAAATGGAAAAGACAATTACACAAAGCATAAAGATTTACAGGGTTCCAAACCCCAAATACACCCATAAAGCTCTCTCACTGAAAGCACTAAACACAAAGGCACTTCCACAAAATCTAAACTCCAAATACACCCAAAGAGTTCTCTCACCAAAATCACATGAAGAGAAATCTAAATTTCTCTAGAACAAAGTCACTGCTTAATCTCATattatatgagagagagagattttaggACAAGGTCTACTAAATTGACCAAATCAAAAGCCAGTGACATAACAATGCGATTTTGTGGGTAGGGATGCAAAGTTGTACAAATAGTAATAGGACAAGGTTTTGTTGCATAAGTGTGCGATTGTGCATGTGAATTGATGTCATAAGCATCGCAAATTGGGTAGCTTCATATATGGATTTTTTTGTGGGTAGGGATGCAAAATTGTACAAATAGTAATAGGACAAGGTTTTGCTACATAAATGTGCAATTATGCATGCGAACTGGGATGTCATAAGCATCGCAGACTGGGTAGCTTCAGATATATATGTTAAgaatgaacaaagtttctctccaaactagtttggagagaaacccttcaaacttatcatatatttttatattgaatgtgaattttgaaaatctaaccgttggattgcatgttcttattatatcattcatgcttgcaaaattttaagatcaaaaatcaattgctacgtcatcaatcaaatgttaaaatttcaagtttttattatctaaaattgtgaataaaaaaaataagtttattgatcgaataataaataacaactaatttgaaagaaatttgatatgcatgttaagaacataaggaacaCATAAACTGCagcggttaaattttcaaaattcacaccaaaaaaagagatataCGATAACCTTGaagggtttctctccaaactttgTTCTTTATAGTACTGGCCAAGGTGTGGGTGTATGCATGCTACCGGGCTATAAGTATAAAGTAAGACATGTGTATGCTTGGCCTGGGCAATTACTGTTACCAATCAATGCAAGCATATACATACTAGAGCCAAGATTTGTAACATGTGGGCAACATGGAATTGAACCCAAACTTTAGGGATGAGATTTGAGAGTGTTTAtattttacaccttgaaatttcaaaatttagattttacccataaaatttgagagtgtttggattttacattctCAAGTTCAGAGTATAAAATCCAAATGCCCCTAAACTTTATGGAATAGAATCCAAACAGCCCTAAAATGTTggggggtaaaattcaaattttgaaacgtcagggtataaaatccaaataccatCAAACTTctgggtgtaaaattcaaacactctcAAACTTTAAGGGTGTAGTTTGCAATCtagcctttattttattttttgtacttattaTGTGGTAAAGCAAAAAAAGGTTCCAGTGTTTTTTTTGTAACGTTTTGTTTGTTTCGATGGAAAACTTTGTGTAAAGATAATTTTCCGTGTTTTCCAGTATTTGGTCgcataaaaaaagataagttagaggaaaattatttttggtcaatataaaaagtatggcttatttttagaaatttttttccattaaatttttttggaaaacaactctatctcacggtaagctaaataagggaagttaggagggttatttatttatttatttttttttaactcatttaaagTTACCAtcaaacattggaaaatgagatagttttatagaaaatgcttCTTGAAAAACgattaattttctagaaaacatcattactgaaacaaacagagcataaATTGATTCTATCATTTGCGCTTTCACTTTCTACCGTCAAACTCAAAGTCTATGTCTCTGTTTTGGTGAATCGGTTGTGACTATAGAGAGCACACTTAGTGTATCATAAGTAAAAAtttaaggtaaaaaataaatgcatccAAGTTTTGAATCTTTCCTTTATCatactttcttttattaaacAAATTCTCATTGAGTGCTACAAAACAAATTCTCATTGAGTGCTTCAATGTCAATCAAAAAGTACAAACATTTTCGCATTTAAGCAAAAAATCTTtggtttagtatttttttttcaataattataatatacatataattttatgagaaattacTATCAATGTGATtgtttccacttttttttttcttggtccaTAGGATTGTCTCTTAGGTATTTGGGCTATTTAATGAGACATAGTATTCTCTTTTCCCTTCAACCATTGTCTAATGATATAGGTGTGATTcgttatgttttaaaaaaatatattggcTTTATTAGTAAAGTAAAATGACATCTATGAGTTTatgttagctcaattggtaaaatatcTTGTTAGTAAATATAAATTCGGAGTTCAAACTCCGTCAACACCAAAAACAATTTGTTGTCTTGgcttgatgataaaaaacaatcattatgAAGTAAccgtcataagttgaaattctatcctatatagaaaaaaaatgacactTACAATTTTGTTGAAGTTctattagtaaatattttaaatgaaaaataatatcataaatgatttatataataaaagaatgATGTATCATAGCATGATTTCTCACTTTAATGGACAATGTATTACCTGAGCTATCAAAATATCAGTAACGAATTGTTGTCCTTGAAATACAGAAATATTGGCGAAAGGCGAACCAGGGTGAAGACGAGGATGCACTTGTACAAACCCAGGGCATTCAGAATTGAAACAACCAGTTTTCCCAAAGTTGTCTACCTGTAAACATATAAGCGAAAGTAGGGATATATTCATGAAAGTACTTATAAACACTATAGGTAAGAATGAAAATGATTTGGTTCTTACTGTCCAATATGTTGTTATTCGTGTACGACTATCACCGTATAACACTGGATCCACCTATGAATGTCAATACCATGATATAAAAATCCTTTCTAACAGTGTAATATGGAATATAAAGAAAGGTTATATTATTAATGACATCAATCTATGTATATTGAACTGATTATTCAAGAGACACAGAAATACATTTTGTCACTTACTGCCCAACCGGCTTGTATGCTTTCAAGTCCATTGAATTGTCCCTTTTGAACCCAAATTTGAGCCATACTGTATTGGCCCATTTCCACACTTGGATTTTCCAAAGAGATGATCGCCCGAGCACCATGATTAATTCTATTATTCGATTTTGTGTGATATGTAGCAAActagaaaccaaaaaaagaaaagataaaagaattagCTTATGAACTACATCTAGTTTAACATAATTGTGCCATCAATAGCCACCATTTAAATACTGtgaattagaaaattatattttattaatgttaAAGTTCCCCTATAAAATTCAgtgtttttatcattttatgtcAATACATGACAtaccaaaaaaattcatttaaagatTTGACAATGTTAACTAGGAGGTGATACTGGTAGGTATAGATTGATATCCAGAGAGTGGAGGGTggttacaaaaatttaaagaaacaaataaataagagaaCATTGCATTCGAATCGTAGAATGCATGTTAAATTTTGAAGATTAtaattattgagaaaaaaatatacctacaagaaatttaattattttttattttagactaATGATGTTCTACATTATAAAGCATTTGTAATGCCAACTGTTAAGAGTTTTATAATTCCACTAACACCTTTTGGCCTTATAATATTAGCTAATGATATATATTAcctgtaaaatttattgtatgcTATAGAGTTTTAGCATACAATTTACCCAATTATTATATTCACAAACTCAAACGTTGTTGATTGTATAAGAAACAAATGATGCTTTTAGGACAGCCTCGTTTATTCATAGTCAAAATCCAAGTTTTGTctttaaattggattttttccATTATAGACAGGTGGTCACTCATATCGTATGACATGAAAATGATATAGGTTAGGTGAAAAAAGTGCCACTAAACCacaaggtctttttttttttttttttttttttttttttttttttttctctcatcaaAAAAACCACAAGGTCattgaaatagaaaagaaaaaaataaataaaacataagaaTTTGAGCACGTACGGAAtattccatttaaatatatttgtgttttataGTAATAAAAAGTGAATATAAATAGTTAACTTACTTGTTGGCTCGGGTTATCGTctgtaaaatttttagaatgATATTTTGAGTGAGAATACTCATTTCTTAGGTGACTGGATTTAATCTTCATAATAGGTACCATTCCTGGTGGACAACCTTCATCTTGAAGgccaattttggaaaatttacCAATTTTGGTGTCGTAATTATTCAGCACATTTCCAGAAAAACTTGGAGCCATCTGTAAAGTTAA
This region includes:
- the LOC126708486 gene encoding uncharacterized protein LOC126708486, encoding MAKGKVVVEMDYGDHGELVIMVLPENQIALLKTKMAPSFSGNVLNNYDTKIGKFSKIGLQDEGCPPGMFATYHTKSNNRINHGARAIISLENPSVEMGQYSMAQIWVQKGQFNGLESIQAGWAVDPVLYGDSRTRITTYWTVDNFGKTGCFNSECPGFVQVHPRLHPGSPFANISVFQGQQFVTDILIAQWVKGEPDDGAQSAVAMLDDGGLIVDGGLGCVQQGLYMQSGARPIESSQLTSKLA